The following are from one region of the Quercus robur chromosome 1, dhQueRobu3.1, whole genome shotgun sequence genome:
- the LOC126728583 gene encoding ras-related protein Rab11C: MAHRVDHEYDYLFKIVLIGDSGVGKSNILSRFTRNEFCLESKSTIGVEFATRTLQVEGKTVKAQIWDTAGQERYRAITSAYYRGAVGALLVYDITKRQTFDNVQRWLRELRDHADSNIVIMMVGNKSDLNHLRAVSEQDGQALAEREGLSFLETSALEATNIEKAFQTILTEIYQIISKKALAAQEATAGTTLPGQGTTINVSDASGNANKRACCST; the protein is encoded by the exons ATGGCGCATAGAGTGGACCACGAGTACGACTACCTGTTCAAGATCGTGTTGATCGGTGACTCTGGTGTCGGAAAATCCAACATTCTCTCCAGGTTCACGCGCAACGAGTTTTGCTTAGAATCCAAGTCCACCATCGGCGTCGAATTCGCCACCAGAACTCTCCAG GTGGAAGGAAAAACAGTTAAGGCACAGATATGGGATACTGCAGGTCAGGAGCGATACCGCGCAATCACCAGTGCTTATTATAGAGGAGCTGTTGGGGCACTGCTTGTCTATGACATAACTAAGAGGCAGACTTTTGACAATGTCCAAAGGTGGCTCCGTGAGTTGAGGGATCATGCAGATTCTAACATTGTCATCATGATGGTGGGGAATAAGTCTGACTTGAACCATCTTAGAGCTGTTTCAGAGCAAGATGGTCAGGCCTTGGCTGAGAGGGAAGGTCTCTCATTTCTTGAGACATCAGCTTTAGAAGCAACAAACATTGAAAAGGCATTCCAGACCATTTTGACGGAGATCTACCAAATCATAAGCAAAAAAGCATTAGCAGCTCAGGAAGCGACTGCCGGTACCACTCTTCCTGGTCAAGGGACCACTATCAATGTTTCTGATGCATCAGGGAATGCAAACAAGAGAGCTTGCTGTTCTACTTGA
- the LOC126728589 gene encoding metal tolerance protein B, whose translation MEQEKVPILRTNSQLEIEIPIVSEEIDVLPMPPKSSCKSLCAFSKLENGTLESEARSKSAIKLWGLIIFYVLVMVVEIVGGLKANSLAVLTDAAHLLSDVAGFSISLFTVWASGWRATSHQSFGYSRLEVLGALISVQLIWLISGILIYEAIDRILHKKAMVNGPLMFAVAAFGFIINCLMVVWLGHNHDHNHNHNHHACGHGDHDHEREDEECATTEEKTNLVSDSPVKTKMLNINVQGAYLHVLTDLIQSVGVMIAGAIIWAKPNWLMVDLMCTLVFAVLALSTTLSMLGKIYGILMERTPSEINIDKLENGLRCIKGVQDIHDLHVWAITVGKIVLSCHVTAESGVCSSELLFKIRDFCEKTYRIHHVTIQIE comes from the coding sequence ATGGAGCAAGAGAAAGTACCCATCTTGAGAACTAATTCCCAGCTGGAAATTGAAATTCCAATAGTCTCTGAGGAAATTGATGTACTTCCCATGCCACCGAAGTCATCTTGCAAATCTCTCTGTGCTTTCTCCAAACTAGAAAATGGTACTTTGGAGTCAGAAGCACGATCAAAGTCAGCCATAAAACTGTGGGGACTCATAATTTTCTATGTATTAGTTATGGTAGTAGAGATTGTTGGTGGTTTGAAGGCCAATAGCCTTGCAGTTCTCACAGATGCAGCCCACTTGCTCTCTGATGTTGCTGGGTTCTCCATCTCTCTTTTCACAGTTTGGGCTTCAGGTTGGAGGGCAACATCACACCAGTCTTTTGGATACAGTCGTCTTGAGGTTTTGGGTGCCCTTATATCCGTGCAGCTCATATGGCTGATCTCTGGGATCTTAATCTATGAAGCCATTGATAGAATTCTTCACAAAAAAGCAATGGTGAACGGGCCTCTAATGTTTGCAGTTGCTGCATTTGGATTTATTATTAACTGTCTGATGGTTGTATGGCTTGGTCACAATCATGATCACAATCATAATCACAATCATCATGCGTGTGGACACGGGGATCATGATCATGAAAGAGAGGATGAGGAATGTGCAACAACCGAGGAGAAGACTAATTTGGTGTCAGATTCTCCAGTAAAGACCAAAATGTTGAACATAAATGTCCAAGGGGCTTACTTGCATGTTTTGACTGATCTGATTCAGTCAGTTGGGGTGATGATTGCTGGAGCTATCATATGGGCAAAACCCAATTGGTTAATGGTTGATCTGATGTGCACTCTTGTATTTGCTGTTCTTGCTTTAAGTACTACGCTGTCCATGCTTGGAAAGATTTATGGCATATTGATGGAGAGGACTCCAAGCGAGATCAACATTGATAAGCTGGAAAATGGCCTCAGATGTATCAAAGGAGTTCAGGATATTCATGATCTACATGTTTGGGCAATAACAGTAGGGAAAATTGTGTTATCTTGCCATGTGACAGCTGAATCTGGAGTTTGCTCAAGTGAATTACTTTTCAAGATTAGGGATTTCTGTGAAAAAACATACAGAATACATCACGTGACTATACAAATTGAATAG